In a genomic window of Tissierella sp. Yu-01:
- the grdD gene encoding glycine/sarcosine/betaine reductase complex component C subunit alpha, with translation MATNDIKTMLGKVFNDVANALETGEFGEKTRVGVTTFGSELGVDNLVKGAELAAERDRTIEVVLIGPKVESKLTQVVVESEDEGYKKMEEMLDSKEIGACVTMHYSFPIGVSTVGRVTTPGLGREMFLATTTGTSSPNRVEAMVRNGIYGIIVSKAMGIENPTVGILNVDGARQVERALKALVSNGYPINFTESARADGGAVMRGNDLLIGTPDVMITDTLTGNILMKVFSSFTTGGNFESSGYGYGPGIGEGYNRNILILSRASGYPVVANAINYGAALVKGKINDRIKNEFEKVNSAGFKELLSSLNKDSKKEEKEEEVKAPEKEVVTGTIEGIDIMELEDAVRVLWKEGIYAESGMGCTGPIVMVNESKVKSAMDVLNKAGYSVGQPEDC, from the coding sequence ATGGCGACTAATGATATAAAGACAATGCTTGGGAAAGTATTTAACGATGTAGCAAATGCATTAGAAACTGGAGAATTTGGTGAAAAAACCAGGGTTGGAGTCACAACTTTCGGGAGCGAACTAGGAGTAGATAACCTAGTGAAGGGTGCGGAATTAGCTGCTGAGAGGGATAGAACAATAGAAGTTGTGCTAATAGGTCCAAAAGTAGAATCTAAATTAACACAGGTAGTAGTTGAAAGTGAAGATGAAGGCTATAAGAAGATGGAGGAAATGCTTGATAGTAAGGAAATCGGCGCATGTGTTACTATGCATTATAGTTTTCCAATTGGAGTATCTACAGTAGGAAGAGTAACAACACCAGGTCTTGGAAGAGAGATGTTCCTAGCTACAACCACAGGTACGTCTTCACCTAATAGGGTTGAGGCTATGGTAAGAAACGGAATATATGGAATTATCGTTTCTAAAGCTATGGGCATAGAAAATCCTACAGTTGGAATATTAAATGTGGATGGAGCCAGACAGGTAGAACGAGCATTAAAGGCTCTAGTATCTAATGGATATCCTATTAATTTTACTGAATCAGCAAGAGCAGACGGTGGTGCAGTTATGAGAGGCAATGATTTACTAATTGGGACCCCTGATGTAATGATAACAGATACTTTAACAGGTAATATTTTAATGAAAGTTTTCTCATCCTTTACAACCGGTGGAAACTTTGAGTCTTCAGGTTACGGCTATGGGCCAGGAATAGGTGAGGGATATAACAGGAACATTCTAATTTTATCAAGAGCCTCAGGTTATCCAGTTGTAGCTAATGCAATAAACTATGGAGCTGCACTAGTAAAAGGGAAGATTAACGATAGAATTAAGAATGAATTTGAAAAAGTAAATTCTGCAGGCTTTAAAGAGTTATTAAGTAGTCTAAATAAGGATAGTAAAAAAGAAGAAAAAGAGGAAGAAGTAAAGGCACCTGAAAAGGAAGTTGTTACTGGTACTATCGAAGGAATAGATATAATGGAACTAGAGGATGCAGTACGAGTACTTTGGAAAGAAGGTATCTATGCAGAATCAGGTATGGGATGTACGGGACCAATAGTAATGGTAAATGAAAGCAAAGTAAAAAGTGCAATGGATGTGTTAAATAAAGCTGGTTACAGCGTTGGACAGCCGGAAGATTGCTAG
- the grdC gene encoding glycine/sarcosine/betaine reductase complex component C subunit beta: MSYAVIKGASYVLVHAPDMVLHNGTTQTTEKTLNPNSDYLKELPNHLRSYEEAVNYLPNQVYIGNHKPDELRKVSQPWYDKDVEGADRVGKFGEIMPEGEFIGLMKIVDVFDLVQLEKEFTATIKEKLTNHALISEELVSKLKGGEELSVIENQINEHHAEALMFNDKLVGCVKRAHDVDENLNAHVIFENLVSKASGALAALHLLDKYQINPATIDYVLECSEEACGDMNQRGGGNFAKAIAEIAGLVNASGSDVRGFCAAPAHTIISAASLVKAGTFKNVMVVSGGSTAKLGMNGKDHVKKGLPILEDVIGGFAMLISQNDGVNPILRNDLVGKHNVGTGSSPQAVITSLVTEPLDRGNLKITDIDKYSVEMQNPDVTKPAGAGDVPTANYKMIAALGVKRGDLERNELNDFIVKHGMEGWAPTQGHIPSGIPYIGFAREEILAGEIKKAMIVGKGSLFLGRMTNLFDGASIVIESNPGNVEEDKGVSESEVRNLVAEAMREFASHLLKD; the protein is encoded by the coding sequence ATGTCATATGCAGTAATTAAAGGTGCTAGTTATGTATTGGTACATGCGCCTGATATGGTTCTTCATAATGGTACAACGCAAACAACTGAAAAAACACTTAATCCAAATTCTGATTATCTAAAAGAATTGCCTAATCATCTGAGAAGCTATGAAGAGGCAGTAAACTATCTTCCAAATCAAGTCTATATTGGTAATCACAAACCGGATGAACTGAGGAAAGTTTCACAGCCTTGGTACGACAAAGATGTTGAAGGTGCAGACAGAGTAGGTAAGTTTGGAGAAATAATGCCTGAAGGCGAATTCATTGGTCTTATGAAAATCGTAGATGTATTTGATTTAGTTCAGTTAGAAAAGGAATTCACTGCGACAATAAAGGAAAAGCTTACAAATCATGCTCTAATTAGTGAAGAATTAGTTTCTAAACTCAAAGGTGGCGAAGAACTTTCTGTAATTGAAAATCAAATAAATGAACACCATGCAGAAGCATTGATGTTCAATGACAAATTAGTAGGATGTGTTAAGAGAGCTCATGATGTAGATGAGAATTTAAATGCTCATGTAATATTTGAAAATTTAGTATCAAAAGCTTCAGGAGCTTTAGCAGCATTACATTTACTAGACAAGTATCAAATTAACCCTGCTACGATAGATTATGTATTAGAATGTTCAGAAGAAGCTTGCGGTGATATGAATCAACGTGGTGGTGGAAACTTTGCAAAGGCAATTGCTGAAATTGCAGGTCTTGTAAATGCATCAGGATCAGATGTAAGAGGATTCTGTGCTGCACCAGCTCATACAATTATCTCTGCTGCATCATTAGTTAAAGCTGGAACATTTAAGAATGTAATGGTAGTATCAGGTGGCTCAACTGCCAAATTGGGAATGAATGGTAAAGACCATGTTAAGAAGGGGTTACCTATTTTAGAGGATGTAATTGGTGGATTTGCTATGCTAATATCTCAAAATGATGGAGTGAATCCTATATTAAGAAATGATCTTGTCGGTAAGCATAATGTAGGTACAGGTTCATCACCTCAGGCTGTAATTACTTCATTGGTTACTGAACCACTGGACAGGGGTAATTTAAAAATAACAGATATAGATAAATATTCAGTAGAGATGCAAAATCCAGATGTTACTAAACCAGCTGGAGCAGGAGATGTGCCAACAGCTAATTATAAAATGATAGCTGCCTTGGGAGTTAAAAGAGGTGATCTAGAGAGAAATGAATTAAACGACTTCATAGTAAAACATGGAATGGAAGGCTGGGCGCCAACTCAAGGACATATTCCATCTGGTATCCCATATATAGGTTTTGCAAGGGAAGAAATATTAGCGGGTGAAATTAAAAAAGCTATGATAGTAGGTAAAGGTAGCTTATTCTTAGGAAGAATGACCAACTTATTTGATGGTGCTTCAATAGTTATAGAGAGCAATCCTGGAAATGTTGAAGAAGATAAAGGTGTTTCTGAATCAGAGGTAAGAAACCTTGTGGCTGAAGCTATGAGAGAATTTGCTTCTCATCTACTAAAAGATTAG
- the grdB gene encoding glycine reductase complex selenoprotein B, whose product MGKIKVVHYINQFFAGIGGEEKADHRPEVREEVLGPGMALKAGFKDEAEIVATIICGDSYFNENLEEAKKEILEMVKKYEPDLFIAGPAFNAGRYGVAAGTIVDAVQNELGIPGLTGMYVENPGVEMYQKSVYIISTKDSAVGMRDAVAKMVPLALKIARGEEVGSPEEEGYIPRGIRKNFFTDKRGSERAVDMLVKKLNDEEFETEYPMPNFDRVDPNPAVKDITKAKIALVTSGGIVPKGNPNHIESSSASKYGKYDIEGFEDLTELTHETAHGGYDPVYANLDADRVLPVDVLRDLEKEGKIGELHRYFYTTVGNGTSVANAKKFAEEFSKELKADGVDAVILTSTUGTCTRCGATMVKEVERAGIPVVHMCTVVPISLTVGANRIVPTIAIPHPLGNPSLDPAEEKALRRKLVERALEALETEVSEQTVFETKK is encoded by the coding sequence ATGGGGAAAATTAAAGTAGTTCATTATATAAATCAGTTTTTCGCAGGTATAGGCGGAGAAGAAAAGGCTGATCATAGACCTGAAGTAAGAGAAGAAGTATTAGGTCCAGGAATGGCTCTTAAGGCAGGATTTAAAGATGAGGCTGAAATAGTTGCTACCATCATATGCGGAGACAGTTATTTTAATGAAAATCTAGAAGAAGCAAAAAAAGAGATACTTGAGATGGTAAAGAAATACGAGCCAGATTTGTTTATAGCTGGTCCAGCATTTAATGCAGGTAGATATGGAGTTGCAGCTGGAACGATTGTAGATGCTGTACAAAATGAACTAGGAATACCAGGATTAACAGGTATGTATGTAGAAAACCCAGGTGTGGAAATGTATCAAAAGAGCGTTTATATCATATCCACAAAAGACAGCGCCGTAGGTATGAGAGATGCTGTTGCTAAAATGGTACCATTAGCTTTAAAAATAGCTAGAGGTGAAGAAGTAGGATCCCCAGAAGAAGAAGGCTATATACCAAGAGGCATAAGAAAGAACTTCTTTACTGATAAGAGAGGATCTGAAAGAGCAGTTGATATGTTGGTGAAGAAACTCAACGATGAAGAGTTTGAAACAGAATATCCTATGCCTAATTTCGACAGAGTTGATCCAAACCCAGCAGTTAAAGATATTACTAAGGCGAAAATTGCTTTGGTTACATCAGGGGGTATTGTTCCTAAGGGTAATCCTAATCATATAGAATCATCATCAGCTTCTAAATATGGTAAATATGATATTGAGGGATTTGAAGACCTTACAGAATTAACTCATGAAACAGCACACGGTGGATATGACCCTGTATATGCTAATTTAGATGCAGATAGGGTATTACCTGTCGATGTTCTAAGAGACTTAGAAAAGGAAGGAAAGATTGGCGAGCTTCATAGATACTTCTACACTACAGTTGGTAATGGTACATCAGTAGCTAATGCAAAGAAGTTTGCAGAAGAATTCAGCAAAGAATTAAAAGCTGACGGAGTGGACGCAGTTATTCTAACCTCAACCTGAGGCACTTGTACACGTTGCGGTGCAACAATGGTTAAGGAAGTAGAAAGAGCTGGAATTCCTGTAGTTCACATGTGTACAGTAGTTCCAATTTCATTAACTGTAGGTGCTAATAGGATAGTACCTACTATAGCAATTCCTCATCCTCTAGGAAATCCATCATTGGATCCTGCAGAGGAAAAAGCTTTAAGAAGAAAACTTGTAGAAAGAGCTCTTGAAGCACTGGAAACAGAGGTTAGTGAACAGACAGTTTTTGAGACTAAAAAATAA
- the grdA gene encoding glycine/sarcosine/betaine reductase complex selenoprotein A, producing the protein MSIFNENHKVIIIGDRDGIPGPAMEECIKTTPAEIVFSATECFVUTAAGAMDLENQRRVKEMAEKYGAENCIVIIGGSEAESSGLAAETVTAGDPTFAGPLAGVPLGLRVYHAVEPEFKESVDADVYDDQVGMMEMVLDVDAIVAEVSAIRNEHSKYKD; encoded by the coding sequence ATGTCTATTTTTAATGAGAACCATAAAGTTATCATTATTGGAGATAGAGATGGCATTCCAGGTCCTGCTATGGAGGAGTGCATAAAGACTACTCCTGCAGAAATCGTTTTTTCAGCTACTGAATGTTTTGTCTGAACGGCTGCAGGGGCTATGGATTTGGAAAATCAAAGAAGGGTTAAAGAAATGGCTGAGAAATATGGTGCAGAAAACTGTATCGTAATAATTGGAGGTTCAGAGGCTGAATCATCAGGTTTAGCAGCTGAAACTGTAACAGCAGGTGACCCTACATTTGCAGGTCCATTGGCAGGAGTTCCGTTGGGACTCAGAGTATATCATGCAGTAGAACCAGAATTTAAAGAATCAGTTGATGCAGATGTTTATGATGATCAAGTTGGTATGATGGAAATGGTTCTTGATGTAGACGCAATAGTAGCTGAAGTAAGTGCTATAAGAAATGAACATAGTAAATACAAAGATTAA
- a CDS encoding glycine/sarcosine/betaine reductase component B subunit: MRLELGQVLIKDVQFGDATRLEDGVLFVNKEELINLIKEDEHLDSVEVDIAKPGESVRITPVKDVVEPRVKVEGPGGVFPGVLSKVDVVGSGKTNVLKGCTVMTTGKIVGFQEGIVDMTGPGAEFTPFSKTINLVLKCEPKQGLKQHDHEKAVRFAGFKAAAYLAETAKNVEPDNVEVFETLPLLEGLKKYPELPKVAYVQMLQTQGLLHDTYVYGVDAKQIVPTLIYPTEIMDGAIVSGNCVSACDKNTTYHHLNNPVVHDLYEEHGKTLNFVGVIITNENVYLADKERSSNWTAKLTEYLGLDGVIISQEGFGNPDTDLIMNTKKIEEKGIKTVIITDEYAGRDGASQSLADADKSADAVVTGGNANEVIVLPKMDKVIGTLDYVDIIAGGFDGSLSEDGTITVEIQAITGATNEIGFNKMSAKGF; the protein is encoded by the coding sequence ATGCGTCTAGAATTAGGGCAAGTACTAATTAAAGATGTACAATTTGGCGATGCAACTAGACTTGAAGATGGTGTTTTATTTGTAAATAAAGAAGAGTTAATTAATCTTATTAAAGAAGATGAACACCTTGATTCTGTTGAAGTTGATATAGCCAAGCCTGGTGAGAGTGTTAGAATAACACCGGTAAAAGACGTAGTAGAACCAAGAGTTAAGGTTGAAGGTCCTGGTGGAGTATTCCCTGGGGTATTATCAAAGGTGGATGTAGTTGGTTCAGGAAAAACTAATGTATTGAAGGGTTGTACAGTTATGACAACTGGAAAAATCGTTGGTTTCCAAGAGGGAATTGTTGATATGACAGGTCCTGGAGCTGAATTTACTCCGTTCTCAAAAACAATCAACCTGGTACTAAAGTGTGAACCAAAACAAGGGCTGAAGCAACATGACCATGAGAAGGCTGTAAGATTTGCAGGATTTAAGGCTGCTGCATATTTAGCTGAAACAGCTAAGAATGTAGAGCCTGATAATGTAGAAGTCTTCGAAACTTTACCTTTGTTAGAAGGATTAAAAAAATATCCTGAACTTCCAAAGGTTGCATATGTTCAAATGCTACAGACTCAAGGATTACTTCATGATACTTATGTATATGGAGTAGATGCTAAACAAATAGTTCCAACACTTATTTATCCAACTGAAATAATGGATGGGGCTATAGTAAGTGGTAACTGCGTATCAGCTTGCGACAAGAATACCACTTATCATCACTTAAACAACCCGGTTGTTCATGATCTTTATGAAGAGCATGGTAAAACATTGAATTTCGTAGGTGTTATTATAACTAACGAAAACGTTTATCTAGCTGATAAGGAAAGATCATCTAACTGGACAGCGAAACTAACTGAGTATCTTGGGCTTGATGGAGTTATAATTTCTCAAGAAGGTTTTGGGAACCCAGACACTGACCTTATTATGAACACTAAAAAGATAGAAGAAAAAGGCATTAAAACCGTAATAATCACTGATGAATACGCTGGTAGAGACGGTGCAAGTCAGTCATTAGCGGATGCGGATAAGTCAGCAGATGCAGTAGTTACTGGTGGGAATGCAAATGAAGTAATCGTATTACCAAAAATGGATAAGGTAATAGGAACTTTAGATTATGTAGATATAATAGCAGGTGGATTTGATGGTAGTTTATCAGAAGATGGAACTATAACAGTTGAAATTCAAGCTATTACAGGAGCAACAAACGAAATCGGATTTAACAAAATGTCAGCAAAAGGATTCTAG
- a CDS encoding thioredoxin domain-containing protein, protein MLAVNNENFEQEVLNADGVVLVDFWSPACVSCKALMPHIHKFEEEFGSKIKFTSLDTSKARRLAISQEVRGLPAIAIYKSGEKVDLLSSSDANPQTIEGLIKKYI, encoded by the coding sequence ATGTTAGCAGTAAATAATGAAAATTTTGAACAGGAAGTTTTAAATGCAGATGGAGTTGTATTAGTTGATTTCTGGAGTCCAGCGTGTGTATCATGCAAAGCTTTGATGCCACATATACATAAATTTGAAGAAGAGTTTGGAAGTAAGATTAAATTCACATCTTTGGATACGTCAAAAGCTAGAAGATTAGCAATTAGTCAGGAAGTAAGAGGACTACCAGCTATTGCCATCTACAAATCCGGGGAAAAAGTAGATTTACTATCCTCTAGTGATGCTAATCCTCAAACCATAGAAGGTCTTATTAAAAAATATATTTGA